The Papio anubis isolate 15944 chromosome 1, Panubis1.0, whole genome shotgun sequence genome window below encodes:
- the PYCR2 gene encoding pyrroline-5-carboxylate reductase 2 isoform X2 translates to MSVGIIGAGQLAYALARGFTAAGIVSAHKIIASSPEMNLPTVSALRKMGVNLTRSNKETVKHSDVLFLAVKPHIIPFILDEIGADVQARHIVVSCAAGVTISSVEKKLMAFQPAPKVIRCMTNTPVVVREGATVYAMGTHALVEDGQLLEQLMSSVGFCTEVEEDLIDAVTGLSGSGPAYAFMALDALADGGVKMGLPRRLAVRLGAQALLGAAKMLLDSEQHPCQLKDNVCSPGGATIHALHFLESGGFRSLLINAVEASCVRTRELQSMADQEKISPAALKKTLLDRVKLESPTVSTLTPSSPGKLLTRSLALGGKKD, encoded by the exons ATGAGCGTGGGCATCATCGGAGCCGGCCAGCTGGCCTATGCTCTGGCGCGGGGCTTCACGGCCGCAG GTATCGTGTCGGCTCACAAGATAATAGCCAGCTCTCCGGAAATGAACCTGCCCACGGTGTCAGCCCTCAGG AAGATGGGTGTGAACCTGACACGCAGCAACAAGGAGACAGTGAAGCACAGCGACGTCCTGTTTCTGGCCGTGAAGCCACATATCATCCCCTTCATTCTGGATGAGATTGGGGCCGATGTACAAGCCAGACACATCGTGGTCTCCTGTGCGGCTGGTGTCACCATCAGCTCTGTGGAGAAG AAGCTGATGGCGTTCCAGCCAGCCCCCAAAGTGATTCGCTGCATGACCAACACACCTGTGGTAGTGCGGGAAGGTGCTACAGTGTACGCCATGGGCACCCATGCTCTAGTGGAGGATGGGCAGCTCCTGGAGCAGCTCATGAGCAGCGTGGGCTTCTGCACTGAGGTGGAAGAGGACCTCATCGATGCCGTCACGGGGCTCAGTGGCAGCGGGCCTGCCTAT GCATTCATGGCTCTGGATGCATTGGCTGATGGTGGGGTGAAGATGGGTTTGCCACGGCGCCTGGCAGTCCGACTCGGGGCCCAGGCCTTGCTG GGAGCTGCCAAGATGCTGCTGGACTCAGAGCAGCATCCATGCCAGCTCAAGGACAATGTCTGCTCCCCTGGGGGAGCCACCATCCACGCCCTGCACTTTCTGGAGAGCGGGGGCTTCCGCTCTCTGCTCATCAATGCAGTTGAGGCCTCCTGTGTCCGAACACG AGAGCTACAGTCCATGGCCGACCAAGAAAAGATCTCCCCAGCTGCCCTTAAGAAGACGCTCCTAGACAGAGTGAAGCTGGAATCCCCCACAGTCTCCACACTGACCCCCTCCAGCCCAGGGAAGCTCCTTACAAGAAGCCTGGCCCTGGGTGGCAAGAAGGACTAA
- the PYCR2 gene encoding pyrroline-5-carboxylate reductase 2 isoform X1 — protein MRLWLSSKYRVGSQDNSQLSGNEPAHGVSPQAQCGGNTKADILGVRSRHWSGRGSTEKMGVNLTRSNKETVKHSDVLFLAVKPHIIPFILDEIGADVQARHIVVSCAAGVTISSVEKKLMAFQPAPKVIRCMTNTPVVVREGATVYAMGTHALVEDGQLLEQLMSSVGFCTEVEEDLIDAVTGLSGSGPAYAFMALDALADGGVKMGLPRRLAVRLGAQALLGAAKMLLDSEQHPCQLKDNVCSPGGATIHALHFLESGGFRSLLINAVEASCVRTRELQSMADQEKISPAALKKTLLDRVKLESPTVSTLTPSSPGKLLTRSLALGGKKD, from the exons ATGAGACTCTGGTTGAGCAGCAA GTATCGTGTCGGCTCACAAGATAATAGCCAGCTCTCCGGAAATGAACCTGCCCACGGTGTCAGCCCTCAGG CTCAGTGTGGTGGGAACACCAAGGCAGACATACTGGGGGTCAGATCCAGACACTGGAGTGGTAGAGGATCAACTGAG AAGATGGGTGTGAACCTGACACGCAGCAACAAGGAGACAGTGAAGCACAGCGACGTCCTGTTTCTGGCCGTGAAGCCACATATCATCCCCTTCATTCTGGATGAGATTGGGGCCGATGTACAAGCCAGACACATCGTGGTCTCCTGTGCGGCTGGTGTCACCATCAGCTCTGTGGAGAAG AAGCTGATGGCGTTCCAGCCAGCCCCCAAAGTGATTCGCTGCATGACCAACACACCTGTGGTAGTGCGGGAAGGTGCTACAGTGTACGCCATGGGCACCCATGCTCTAGTGGAGGATGGGCAGCTCCTGGAGCAGCTCATGAGCAGCGTGGGCTTCTGCACTGAGGTGGAAGAGGACCTCATCGATGCCGTCACGGGGCTCAGTGGCAGCGGGCCTGCCTAT GCATTCATGGCTCTGGATGCATTGGCTGATGGTGGGGTGAAGATGGGTTTGCCACGGCGCCTGGCAGTCCGACTCGGGGCCCAGGCCTTGCTG GGAGCTGCCAAGATGCTGCTGGACTCAGAGCAGCATCCATGCCAGCTCAAGGACAATGTCTGCTCCCCTGGGGGAGCCACCATCCACGCCCTGCACTTTCTGGAGAGCGGGGGCTTCCGCTCTCTGCTCATCAATGCAGTTGAGGCCTCCTGTGTCCGAACACG AGAGCTACAGTCCATGGCCGACCAAGAAAAGATCTCCCCAGCTGCCCTTAAGAAGACGCTCCTAGACAGAGTGAAGCTGGAATCCCCCACAGTCTCCACACTGACCCCCTCCAGCCCAGGGAAGCTCCTTACAAGAAGCCTGGCCCTGGGTGGCAAGAAGGACTAA
- the PYCR2 gene encoding pyrroline-5-carboxylate reductase 2 isoform X3 encodes MGVNLTRSNKETVKHSDVLFLAVKPHIIPFILDEIGADVQARHIVVSCAAGVTISSVEKKLMAFQPAPKVIRCMTNTPVVVREGATVYAMGTHALVEDGQLLEQLMSSVGFCTEVEEDLIDAVTGLSGSGPAYAFMALDALADGGVKMGLPRRLAVRLGAQALLGAAKMLLDSEQHPCQLKDNVCSPGGATIHALHFLESGGFRSLLINAVEASCVRTRELQSMADQEKISPAALKKTLLDRVKLESPTVSTLTPSSPGKLLTRSLALGGKKD; translated from the exons ATGGGTGTGAACCTGACACGCAGCAACAAGGAGACAGTGAAGCACAGCGACGTCCTGTTTCTGGCCGTGAAGCCACATATCATCCCCTTCATTCTGGATGAGATTGGGGCCGATGTACAAGCCAGACACATCGTGGTCTCCTGTGCGGCTGGTGTCACCATCAGCTCTGTGGAGAAG AAGCTGATGGCGTTCCAGCCAGCCCCCAAAGTGATTCGCTGCATGACCAACACACCTGTGGTAGTGCGGGAAGGTGCTACAGTGTACGCCATGGGCACCCATGCTCTAGTGGAGGATGGGCAGCTCCTGGAGCAGCTCATGAGCAGCGTGGGCTTCTGCACTGAGGTGGAAGAGGACCTCATCGATGCCGTCACGGGGCTCAGTGGCAGCGGGCCTGCCTAT GCATTCATGGCTCTGGATGCATTGGCTGATGGTGGGGTGAAGATGGGTTTGCCACGGCGCCTGGCAGTCCGACTCGGGGCCCAGGCCTTGCTG GGAGCTGCCAAGATGCTGCTGGACTCAGAGCAGCATCCATGCCAGCTCAAGGACAATGTCTGCTCCCCTGGGGGAGCCACCATCCACGCCCTGCACTTTCTGGAGAGCGGGGGCTTCCGCTCTCTGCTCATCAATGCAGTTGAGGCCTCCTGTGTCCGAACACG AGAGCTACAGTCCATGGCCGACCAAGAAAAGATCTCCCCAGCTGCCCTTAAGAAGACGCTCCTAGACAGAGTGAAGCTGGAATCCCCCACAGTCTCCACACTGACCCCCTCCAGCCCAGGGAAGCTCCTTACAAGAAGCCTGGCCCTGGGTGGCAAGAAGGACTAA